From Rhodopseudomonas palustris, a single genomic window includes:
- the yidC gene encoding membrane protein insertase YidC, with protein sequence MSDNRNTILAVVLSGLVLLGWQYFINIPQMEKQRAAQQAQQAQQQPQTTSPGTAPSGTPSATPAPGTPSAPGAPSPANPQAAATPTVSREAALAATPRIKVETTQLSGSIALKGARIDDLALTQYRETVDPKSPPIELFSPSGSARPYYAEFGWVGAAGANVKLPDHNTVWTQEGSGALTPANPVTLKWDNGEGLTFRRQIAVDDRYLFTVKDDVTNTGAAPVTLYPFALISRHGTPHVEGYYILHEGLIGYLGEHGLQEYSYSKIDEAKSVGFKATNGWLGITDKYWASALLPDNTAQLQARFSANKAGNVTTYQTDYLEDARTVPIGGTVSANARLFAGAKEARVVGINFPFAGLGGYDRQLGLNHFDLLIDWGWFYFITKPMFLALDFFFHLVGNFGVAILLVTVLIKLIFLPLANKSYASMAKMKAIQPQLLALKERHPDDKVKQQQEMMEIYRKEKINPVAGCLPILLQIPVFFSLYKVLFVTIEMRHAPFFGWIHDLSAADPTNLFNLFGLIPYDPTAIPVLGHYLVLGAWPLVMGFTMWFQMKLNPQPPDPTQQMIFAWMPVIFTFMLAHFPAGLVIYWAWNNLLSVIQQAYIMRRNGVKVELFDNLKSSFSKKKKTA encoded by the coding sequence ATGTCCGACAATCGCAACACCATTCTCGCCGTCGTTCTGTCGGGCCTCGTGCTGCTCGGCTGGCAATATTTCATCAATATCCCGCAGATGGAAAAGCAGCGCGCCGCCCAACAGGCCCAGCAGGCCCAGCAGCAGCCCCAGACCACCTCTCCCGGCACTGCGCCCTCGGGAACGCCGTCTGCCACGCCTGCGCCGGGCACTCCGTCGGCCCCGGGCGCGCCCTCTCCGGCCAATCCTCAGGCCGCTGCCACCCCGACCGTCAGCCGCGAAGCCGCACTTGCCGCCACCCCGCGCATCAAGGTCGAAACCACGCAGCTATCCGGTTCGATCGCGCTGAAGGGTGCACGGATCGACGATCTGGCGCTGACGCAGTATCGCGAAACGGTCGACCCGAAGTCGCCGCCGATCGAGCTGTTCTCGCCGTCGGGCAGCGCCCGGCCGTATTATGCCGAGTTCGGCTGGGTCGGCGCAGCCGGCGCCAACGTCAAGCTGCCGGACCACAACACGGTCTGGACCCAGGAAGGCTCGGGCGCGCTGACGCCGGCCAATCCGGTCACGCTGAAATGGGACAATGGCGAGGGCCTGACCTTCCGCCGCCAGATCGCCGTCGACGATCGCTATTTGTTCACCGTCAAGGACGACGTCACCAACACCGGCGCCGCCCCGGTGACGCTGTATCCGTTCGCACTGATCTCGCGCCACGGCACGCCCCACGTCGAGGGCTATTACATCCTCCATGAAGGCCTGATCGGTTATCTCGGCGAGCACGGCCTGCAGGAATACAGCTACAGCAAGATCGACGAAGCCAAGTCAGTCGGCTTCAAGGCGACCAACGGCTGGCTCGGCATAACCGACAAATACTGGGCTTCGGCGCTGTTGCCCGACAACACCGCGCAGCTTCAGGCGCGGTTCTCGGCCAACAAGGCCGGCAACGTCACCACCTATCAGACCGACTATCTCGAAGACGCCCGCACGGTTCCGATCGGCGGGACGGTGAGCGCCAACGCCCGGCTGTTCGCCGGCGCCAAGGAAGCCCGCGTGGTCGGCATCAACTTCCCGTTCGCCGGCCTCGGCGGATACGACCGCCAGCTCGGCCTCAACCATTTCGACCTCTTGATCGACTGGGGATGGTTCTACTTCATCACCAAACCGATGTTCCTGGCGCTCGACTTCTTCTTCCATCTGGTTGGAAATTTCGGCGTCGCAATTCTGCTGGTCACGGTGCTGATCAAGCTGATCTTCCTGCCGCTCGCCAACAAATCCTACGCCTCGATGGCGAAGATGAAGGCGATCCAGCCGCAGCTTCTCGCGCTCAAGGAGCGTCACCCCGACGACAAGGTGAAGCAGCAGCAGGAGATGATGGAGATCTACCGCAAGGAGAAGATCAATCCGGTCGCCGGGTGTCTGCCGATCCTGCTGCAGATTCCGGTGTTCTTCTCGCTGTACAAGGTGCTGTTCGTCACCATCGAAATGCGGCATGCGCCGTTCTTCGGATGGATTCACGACCTGTCGGCGGCGGATCCGACCAACCTGTTCAACCTGTTCGGCCTGATCCCTTACGATCCGACCGCGATCCCGGTGCTCGGCCACTATCTGGTGCTCGGCGCCTGGCCGCTGGTGATGGGCTTCACGATGTGGTTCCAGATGAAGCTGAACCCGCAGCCGCCGGATCCGACCCAGCAGATGATCTTCGCCTGGATGCCGGTGATCTTCACCTTCATGCTGGCGCACTTCCCGGCCGGTCTGGTGATCTACTGGGCCTGGAACAACCTGCTGTCGGTGATCCAGCAGGCCTACATCATGCGTCGCAACGGCGTGAAGGTGGAGCTGTTCGACAACCTGAAATCGTCGTTCAGTAAAAAGAAAAAGACGGCCTGA
- the yihA gene encoding ribosome biogenesis GTP-binding protein YihA/YsxC: MTDTIDPALIERGRKMFAGDWHFIWASPSIETLPPMGSVEIAFAGRSNVGKSSLINALTGRNALARTSHTPGRTQELIFFEGPPNAGLRLVDMPGYGYAAASKAKVASWTSLIHHFLQGRATLARVYVLIDGRHGLKDVDLDILKTLDRAAVSYQIVLTKADQVKAAELSERVTATVAALTKHPAAFPEVLTTSSRTGAGMPELRAAMIRLLDERR, translated from the coding sequence ATGACCGACACCATCGATCCAGCTCTGATCGAACGCGGCCGCAAGATGTTCGCAGGCGACTGGCATTTCATCTGGGCCTCGCCGTCGATCGAGACATTGCCGCCGATGGGCAGCGTAGAAATCGCGTTCGCGGGCCGCTCCAATGTCGGCAAGTCGAGCCTGATCAACGCGCTGACCGGCCGCAATGCGCTGGCTCGGACCTCGCACACGCCGGGCCGTACCCAGGAGCTGATCTTCTTCGAAGGTCCGCCCAATGCCGGGCTGCGGCTGGTCGATATGCCGGGCTACGGCTACGCCGCCGCCTCCAAGGCCAAGGTGGCGTCCTGGACCTCGCTGATCCATCATTTCCTGCAGGGCCGCGCCACGCTGGCGCGGGTCTATGTGCTGATCGACGGCCGCCATGGTCTGAAGGATGTCGACCTCGACATCCTGAAGACACTCGACAGGGCCGCGGTCAGCTACCAGATCGTTCTGACCAAGGCCGACCAGGTCAAAGCCGCCGAGCTCTCCGAGCGGGTGACCGCGACCGTCGCGGCACTGACCAAGCATCCGGCCGCATTCCCCGAGGTGCTGACCACCTCTTCGCGCACCGGCGCCGGAATGCCGGAGCTGCGCGCCGCGATGATCCGCCTGCTCGACGAGCGCCGCTGA
- a CDS encoding DUF423 domain-containing protein yields MHAALRLLIAIAGLYGAAGVALAAAAAHVPDAGRLGPASSMLLFHACAIAAAVLLTERGIAHRIPGLAATFGFVFGTALFAGALTMLQFTGQGLFPMAAPTGGSILIGSWLLLAVAALWPRRRP; encoded by the coding sequence ATGCACGCCGCCCTCCGCCTCCTGATTGCGATCGCCGGCCTGTACGGGGCCGCCGGCGTGGCGCTCGCCGCCGCGGCCGCCCATGTGCCGGACGCCGGCCGGCTCGGCCCGGCATCGTCGATGCTGCTGTTTCACGCCTGCGCAATCGCGGCGGCGGTGCTGCTGACCGAGCGAGGCATCGCTCACCGGATTCCCGGGCTGGCGGCGACGTTCGGCTTCGTGTTCGGCACCGCGCTGTTTGCCGGCGCGCTGACGATGCTACAGTTTACCGGCCAAGGCCTGTTTCCGATGGCCGCGCCGACCGGCGGCTCGATCCTGATCGGGAGCTGGCTGCTGCTGGCGGTCGCCGCGCTGTGGCCGCGGCGCAGGCCCTGA
- the argB gene encoding acetylglutamate kinase has protein sequence MTDAPVISPLDQARILSEALPHMQRYDEETIVIKYGGHAMGAEDTAKAFARDIVLLEQTAVNPVVVHGGGPQIAQMLKRLGIKSEFAAGLRITDAATIEIVEMVLAGSINKQLVGYINEAGGKAVGLCGKDGNMVSASKATRTMVDPDSRIEEVIDLGFVGEPEKVDLTLLNQLIGHELIPVLAPLATSASGQTFNVNADTFAGAVAGALRAKRLLLLTDVPGVLDQNKKLIPELSIKDARKLIADGTISGGMIPKVETCIYALEQGVEGVVILDGKVPHAVLLELFTNQGTGTLIHK, from the coding sequence ATGACCGACGCGCCCGTCATCAGCCCGCTCGATCAGGCCCGGATACTGTCCGAAGCGCTGCCGCACATGCAGCGCTACGACGAGGAAACCATCGTCATCAAGTACGGCGGCCACGCCATGGGCGCCGAGGACACCGCCAAGGCGTTCGCGCGCGACATCGTGCTCCTGGAGCAGACCGCGGTGAACCCGGTGGTGGTGCATGGCGGCGGGCCGCAGATCGCGCAGATGCTCAAGCGCCTCGGGATCAAGTCGGAATTCGCCGCCGGGCTGCGCATCACCGACGCAGCCACCATCGAGATCGTCGAGATGGTTCTGGCCGGTTCGATCAACAAGCAGCTCGTCGGCTACATCAACGAAGCCGGCGGCAAGGCGGTCGGCCTGTGCGGCAAGGACGGCAACATGGTGTCCGCCAGCAAGGCGACCCGCACCATGGTCGATCCGGATTCACGGATCGAGGAAGTGATCGATCTCGGCTTCGTCGGCGAGCCCGAGAAAGTCGACCTGACCTTGCTCAACCAGTTGATCGGGCACGAGCTGATCCCGGTGCTGGCGCCGCTGGCGACCTCCGCCTCGGGCCAGACTTTCAACGTCAATGCCGACACCTTCGCGGGCGCGGTCGCCGGCGCTCTGCGGGCGAAGCGCCTGCTGCTGCTGACCGACGTGCCCGGCGTGCTCGACCAGAACAAGAAGCTGATCCCCGAACTGTCGATCAAGGACGCCCGCAAGCTGATCGCCGACGGCACCATTTCGGGCGGCATGATTCCGAAGGTCGAGACTTGCATCTACGCGCTCGAACAGGGCGTCGAAGGCGTCGTCATCCTCGACGGCAAGGTGCCGCACGCGGTGCTGCTCGAACTGTTCACCAACCAGGGCACCGGTACGCTGATCCACAAGTGA